In Geoalkalibacter sp., the genomic window CCGCGTGCTGGAATTGACCGAGGACCATGCCGTGCTGCTGCCCTTCGAGGCATTGGACCGTGCTCCGGAAAGTCCCGTGTGCATCGAGGTCTATCAGGCGTTGCCTCAGCGCGAGCGTTTCGAGCTGATTGTGCAGAAACTCACCGAAGTCGGCGTCACGCGCATCGTTCCCTACGAATCCCAGCGCTCCATCACGCAGCAGGAACGCGATGCCGGGCAGAAAAAATCCCACCGCTGGCCCGAGGTGGTGCTCAGGGCGGCCAAGCAGTGCCGCCGGGCCATGCTCCCCGAATTGTTCGCGACCTGTTCCTGGGACGCCGCCCTGGCCGAGGCGCGCCACGCCGATCTGCGGCTGCTTTTTTATGAAGGCCGGCAAACCCGATCCTTGCGCGCGGCTCTCCATGGGGAGTCGCCGCGGCGGGTAGCGCTGTTCGTCGGTCCCGAAGGCGGTTTTACCGAGGAGGAATTGGCTGAATTGCAGGCCCTGGATGTTTTGCCCGTTTCTCTTGGCCCGCGCATCCTTCGCACGGAAACCGCCGCCATCGTCGGCGCCTCCCTGGTTCAGCACAGTCTCGGAGATCTTGATTGAATCCAAAGCCTGGGGACGCGGATGAACGCGAAAAAATCTGGATCCATGGGGATCAGGCAGTGAAAACTCCAAGATTTTTGATCCTGTAAATCCTGACGTGATCCCACAAATCCGCATCCAAATTATTTTTTGTCCTTGACCACATCTCGGAAAAGCTGCGGCCCTCATGACTTCATCCTTATCCAACGTCTCCATCATCCTGGTCGAACCCCAGGGTGATCGCAACATCGGCTCGGTGTGCCGGGCCATGATGAATTTTGGTTTCACGGATCTGCGTCTGGTCAATCCGCAGACGGATCACCTCACCCATGAGGCGCGACAGATGGCGGTCAAGGCCGCGGCGGTGCTGGAAGGCGCGAGTCTTTTCGGCAGTCTGGCCGATGCCGTCGCCGATTGTTCCCTGGTGCTGGGAACCACGCGGCGCTTCGGCAAGTACCGCGAGGATTTTCTCCATCCCGACGAGGCCGCCGAGCTCTTTCTGCCGGTGGCGGCCGAGGCGCGGGTGGCCCTGGTGTTCGGGCGCGAGGATCGCGGTCTGCTCACCGCCGAACTCGATCTCTGCCAGCGCTTCATTACCATTCCGACCAGCGACGAGTTGCCCTCCATGAACCTCGCCCAGGCCGTGGCCCTGTGTCTTTACGACACGGCGCGCGCGGCGCGGCGCGAAGCCGTCGCCGGGCGGGTGCCGGGGCGGCGCAAGCTGGCCGACGGCGAGGTGCTCGAAAACATGTACGGGCACATGCGCCAGACTTTGCTCGACATCGAATTTCTCAATCCGGACAACCCCGACCATATTCTGCGCACCTTTCGGCGCATTTTCGGCCGCGCCGGGCTCAACGAGCGCGAGGTGCGCATTCTGCGCGGTTTGTGGAATCGCATTGACTGGATCGAGGCACAGCGTCGCCGTCTGACGCGGGATGAGAACTGGGGCAGGGGAGACTGATGGAAGAACGCCCGCTGTTTTTTTACCAGACGCTGGAGAATGGGTTGATGGTCGAGGTGCGTGACCTGAGTCGTCGCTATTTCGGCGACTATCATCGCGTGGTGCTCGAAGTCCGCATCCGTCTGCCGCTCAGGATCGAATTGTTTCCGGAGGATCGCGACGCGCAGAGCCTGCTGGCGGCGGCGCGGACCGCCTGGGGGGAAGAGGTGTGCAGTCCCACGCGCCTTGAGCGCATGGGCGTGCCGGGGGCCGATGTGGAATCCGTGCGGCGGGAGCTCTGGGATTCCTTTGTCGCCCATGGCCTGGGTTATCTGCGCCATCCCGGCTATCCCGGCCGCCTGCTGCGGCGCCTTCTGGCGAACCGCAAGACCAGCCGCCCGATTCTCAAGGTGATTTCCTGATGCAAGATCAGGTGCTCATCGAAGCCCTGGCTTTTGGCGGCAGCGGCCTGGGGCGTGTCGAGGGCAAGGTGGTGTTCGTCCCGGGCGCCGTTCCCGGCGACGAGGTGCGCTTTCGGCCGGTGCGGGAAAAAAAACATTTCATTGAGGGCGAACTCGTTGCCTTGATCCGCCCTTCCGCGGAGCGTCGCGAGCCTCCCTGTCCGGTGTTCGGCCACTGCGGCGGCTGCCAGTGGCAGCAATTGCCCTACGAGGGGCAGGTGCTTTGGAAGGAGCGCATTTTCGCCGATTTTTTCACCCGGCAGCTCGGTCTGTCGCCGGACATTCTCGCGCCTCTGCTCGCCGCCCCGAGCGAGTGGAACTACCGCAGCCGCATGCAGTTCAAATGTCGGCAGAGCGCGCAGGGTTTCGTCATGGGCTTTTATCGCGGCGGCAGTCATTTCGTCGTCGATGTCGCCTCTTGCCCGATCGCCGCTCCCGCCATCAACCATGCCTTGACGCTGTTTCGCCGCTGGTTGCCCGCCGCGCCCTGTCCGCGGGAGATCCCGCAGCTCGATCTGGCGGTGGATGACGAGGGGCGGGTGGCGGCGGTGGTTCACTGTCTGGCGCAAGACATCCGGCCCCTGGCGCAATACCTGGCGCCTCTGGTCGCCGAGGCCGGATTTTCCCTGCATGTGCAAAGCGGTCGCAAGAGCACCCTCAATGCCGTGCATGATCTCGGCGACCTGCACATTCGCCCCCTTGCGGATAATTCCCTGCGTCTGGCCTATGCCGTCGGCGGTTTTGCCCAGGTCAATCTGGAGCAGAATCGTCGCCTGGTTGCCCAGGTGCTGGCCGCGGCCGGACCGCTGAAAGGCTTGCGCGTCCTTGATCTTTATTGCGGCATGGGCAATTTTTCCCTGCCCCTCGCGCAGGCCGGCGCCGAGGTCGTGGGCGTGGAAGATTTTCCTCCGGCCATCGAGCGGGCGCGCGGCAATGCCCAGGCTCATGGGCTGGCGGCCGCTTTCTTCTGTCGACCGGTCGAGGGGGCCCTCGCCGAGGAATTGGCAGGGCGGCATTTCGACCTGGTGATTCTCGACCCGCCGCGCAGCGGCGCCAAGGATGCGGTGCGTGCCCTGATGCGCCTGCGGCCGCGGCGCATCCTTTATGTCTCCTGCGATCCGGCGACCCTGGTGCGAGATCTCAAGCCTCTGATTCATAACGGTTATCGGATATCGGGCGCCCAGGGAATCGATCTGTTTCCGCAAACCTATCACCTGGAAAGTCTCACCTGTCTGGAGACCCAAATTTGAATTTTTCGCAACATCCGCCGCAGCGTCCGGGGCGGCAAAACCGTTCATTTTTTCGTTAATTTTTCCCTTGCAATTTCAGAGTCCCCGTGTTAGTAAACAGCTTCAGATTTAACCGTTCACTTCAAAGTGGGCTTTCAGCTCACTTTTTTTATTTGTCCGGAGTCATTTTTCGTGAGCGACATATCCGTTGCCGATCGGGTCAGGGAGCTTGCCCTGCCCATTATCAACGATCTGGGCTTTGAGCTGGTCGATCTTGAGTTCAAGCGTGAAGGGCAGGGCTGGGTCCTGCGCTTTTTCATCGACAAGCCCGGCGGCGTGACGCTGGATGACTGCGCGCTGTTCAGTCGCGAGGTCAGTCTGGTGCTCGATGTTGAAGATTTCATCCATCAGGCCTATCATCTGGAGGTCAGCTCCCCGGGGCTCGATCGTCCGTTGAAAGATCCCGCCGACTTCGAGCGCTTCAAGGGTGAGCGCATCAAGATCAAGACCTTCGAAAAATTGGATCCCGACGGGCGCAACCATTTGCGCAAGACCTTTTCCGGCGAGCTTCTGGGGCTCGAGGAAGGGCGGGTCATGCTGCGCCAAATCGACAAGAAGGGCGGGACGGTTGCGATTCCCTTGGAGGCTGTCGCCAAGGCCCATCTGGATCCGGAGTTTGATTTCTAGCCGGCCTCGGTTGCGCCGGTATCTACGATTTTTCGGTAAGCCAACAACACGAAACGGGGCGTTTCGGATGCGCCCTTCAGCACGCAAGACAGGGGGATGAGTTGATCAATCTCAACCACATCATCGATCAGGTCGTTAAGGACAAGGGGATCGAGCGATCCATTCTGGTGGAGGCTCTTGAGTCGGCCGTATTGTCCGCGGCCAATAAAAAGTATCGCAACACGCGCGATCTTGAGGCTCACTACAACCAGGACCAGGGCGAGGTCGAACTGTTCGAGTTCGTCACCGTGGTCGAGGAGGTGCAGGACTCCTACAAGGAGATCAGTCTCGAGGAAGCACGCGAAATCGATCCGGATGTGGAAGTCGGCGACTCTCTCGGCATGAAGCTCGATTCGGGCACTTTCAGCCGCATCGCCGCCCAGACCGCCAAGCAGGTGATCATCCAGAAGGTGCGCGAAGCCGAGCGCGAATGGGTTTACAATGAGTTCAAGGATCGCGTGGGTGAGCTGGTCAACGGCATCGTGCGCCGCTATGAGCGCGGCGATCTTATCGTCGATCTCGGGCGCGCCGAGGCGCTTCTGCCCCATCGCGAGCAGGTGCCCCGCGAAAGTTATCGCCAGGGTGATCGCGTGCGCGCCTACATCGCCGATGTCAAGCTTTCACCCAAGGGACCGCAGGTGATTCTCTCGCGTACCCATCCCGGTCTGGTGATGGAGCTGTTCCGCGTCGAGGTGCCCGAGATCAGCGAGGGGCTGGTGGAGATCAAGGCCTGCGCCCGCGAGCCGGGCAGCCGTGCGAAAATCGCCGTGGTGTCCCACGATCACGATATCGATCCGGTCGGCGCCTGCGTCGGTATGCGCGGATCTCGTGTGCAGAACGTGGTGTCCGAACTGCGCGGCGAGAAAATCGACATCATTCCCTGGACTCCCGATATCGGCCGTTTTGCCTGCGCCGCCATCGCGCCCGCCGAAGTGTCCCGCGTTTACGTCGACAGCGACGACAAGGCTCTGGAAATCATCGTGCCCGATGACCAGTTGTCCCTGGCCATCGGCAAAAAAGGCCAGAACGTGCGCCTGGCGGCCCGCCTCACGGGCTGGAAGATCGACATCAAGAGCGAATCGCGCGCCGAGGAAGCTCAGGCTCAGGGGTTTGCGGCGGCCGAGGAGGAAGAATCCTCCGAGGATTTCTCGGTGGACGAAGGGGCTGAATCCTCGTCCACGGTGGCTGATGATGCGGCTTCGGAGGGTGAAGGCAAGGCGTGATGCCGCAAAAGGACGGACCTCAGCGTACCTGTTTGGGCTGCCGCAAGGCTCTGCAAAAAAACGACCTGGTCCGCTATGTTCTTGCGCCCGACGGTGAAGTTGCCGTTGATTTTCGGCAAAAATTGCCCGGTCGCGGCGCCTATACCTGCGTGAGTCGCGCTTGCGTGGCCGATGCCGTGCGTCGCGATCAATTCAGTCGCGCCTATCGCGGCAAGAATCGACGTCCCGACGGGGAGGTCCTTATCACCGAGTTGGCTCGGCAATTGGGTGAGCGCGTCGAAGGGTTGCTGGGCATGGCGCGCAAGGCGGGCGTGGTCGTCGGCGGCAGCAACCTCACCCTGTCCTCCCTGGACAAGGACGGTGAACTGGCCTTGGTCATTGTGGCCGGAGATATTTCCGAGGGCATCCTCGAAAAAGTCCGGCGCAAGTGTCAGGCCGGGGAGGTGCCCTTGTATTTCTGGGGCGAGAAGGCCTCCCTCGGCCGCCTCATGGGTCGTGATGAGCGCAGTGTCATCGGAGTGAAGCAGGGAAAACTGGCGGAGTCCCTCGCGCGGGGACTGGAGCAATACAAGCAATTCGTAGGGGAGATTTGATGGGAAAGACACGGGTTTTCGAATTGGCCAAGCAGATGGGGCTGGAAAGCAAGGAGCTTCTCGAAAAGCTTGAAGCAGCCGGCATTTCAGCGGCCAACCACATGAGCGTCCTTGAAGAGGACGATCTCAAAAAATTTGAAGCGGCCAACGCTCCCGCTGTCGCCCAGGTCGAAGAGGAGCGCGTCAAGCCCGGCATCATTCGTCGGCGTCGGCGCGAGGTTGCCGTCGAGGCGCCGGAAGCTCCGGCCGAAGTCGCGGAGCCGGCCGTTGAACCTTCGGTCGCTCCCGCGCAGAAGCCTGCCGGGCAAACGGCGGCGGCAGACACTTCCCAGGCGCCGGTTCTCGCTGCCGAACCCGAGACCGAGGCTGCCGCGCCCAAGGTTGAGAAAGTCGAGGAGCCCCCGAAATCGCAGGAATCACCGATCGCGCCCGTGGTCGAGGTGAAGGACGTCGCGCCGCCGACTCCCGCGCCCGAACCTGCTCCCGTCATGGCGCCGCCGCAGGCGGCAAGGCCCGCTGCCCGCCCGGAGCGCCGCGAGGAAAAGCCGGTTCCGGGACGTGCCAAGGTATTGGGGCGGGTGGATCTGTCCAAGCTTTCAGGCCCTCCCGGACGGGGGGGGGAAGTCGCCCGCTCCGAGGAACCGGCCCGCCGCGAGCGGCCGCCGGTGCGTCGCGAAGGACCTCCCGGACGCCCCGCGTCGGGTCGCCCGACTTCGGAAGGCAGACCGACGGGCGAAGGTCGTCCGACGGGAGAAGGACGTCCCTATGGCGAGGGTCGTCCCGCGGCTTCGGGTCGTCCCGCGCCCACGGGTCGTCCGGCGCCCACCGGCCGACCCGCACCCGCCGGCAAGGGCCGTCCGGTGTTCACTCCCGCGCCTGACGAGGTGTTCACGCCCAAGGAGGTTCGCGGCGGCAAGAAAAATAAAAAAGGACGCGGTTATGAGCCCGCCGCCGCCGAGGAAGGCGGTGAGCGCGCCGCGCGCAGAGGCCGCAATCTCGAGGTTTTCGAACCCGATCGCAGCGGCAAGATGCGCAAGCCCAAGAAGGGCGCCAAGCAGGTCAAAAAGACCGAAATCACCATCTCCAAGGCCATCAAGCGGGTGATTCGCATCAGCGACAGCATCACGGTCGGCGAACTGGCCAAGCGCATGGGCATCAAGGCCAATGAAATCATCCGCGAACTGATGCGTCAGGGCAGCATGGTCACCATCAACCATCCCCTGGATTTCGATACGGCGGCGCTGCTCGCCTCGGAATACAGCTACGAAATCGAGAACGTGGCCTTCGACGAGGCGACCATTCTCGAAGCCGTCACCCCGGTCAAGGAAGGCGAGGAAACCGTTCCCGAAGAACTCGAGGGTCGCCCGCCGGTGGTCACGGTCATGGGTCACGTCGACCACGGCAAGACCAGTCTGCTCGACGCCATCCGCACCACCAACGTGACGGCCGGCGAAGCAGGCGGCATTACTCAGCACATCGGCGCTTACTACGTCGAACTCGACGGGCGCAAGATCACCTTCCTCGATACCCCGGGCCATGAGGCTTTTACCGCCATGCGCGCCCGCGGCGCCAAAGCCACCGACATCGTCGTGCTGGTGGTGGCCGCCGACGACGGGGTCATGCCCCAGACCAAGGAAGCGATCAATCATGCCAAGGCGGCGGGCGTGCCCATTGTCGTGGCGATCAACAAGATCGACAAGCCCGATGCCAACCCCGAGCGGGTCAAGCAGGAACTGACCGAGTTCGCCCTGGTGCCCGAGGAATGGGGCGGTGAAACCATTTTCGCCGAGGTGTCGGCCAAGCAACGTCTCAACATCGATCACCTTCTGGAAATGGTGCTGCTGCAGGCCGAAGTTCTCGAACTCAAGGCCAGTCCCAAAAAGCGCGGGCGCGGCATCATCGTCGAGGCGCGACTCGACAAGGGTCGCGGTCCCGTGGCCACGGTGCTCGTTCAGGACGGCACCCTGCGCATCGGCGATCCCATCGTCAGCGGCGTGCACTACGGCCGCGTGCGCAGCATGGTCGATGATCGCGGCAACCGCGTGGAAGAGGCGGGGCCGTCCATGCCGGTGGAAGTGACGGGTCTGACCGGCGTGCCCGATGCCGGTGATCTGCTCTACGCCGTCGAGGATGAGAAAAAAGCCAAGGATGTGGCCCAGCATCGGCAGCAGAAGGTGCGGGAAACCGAACTGGCCAAGACCAGCAAGATTTCCCTCGAGCAGTTGTTCGCCAAGATTCAGGAAGGCGACGTCAAGGAACTCAAGGTCGTCATCAAGGGCGATGTGCAGGGTTCGGTGGAAGCCGTCAAGGATGCCCTGGTCAAGCTTTCCACCGATGCCTGCCGCCTGGTGGTCATTCACACCGGCGTCGGCGGTATCATCGAGAGCGACATCAACCTGGCGTCGGCATCGGATGCCGTGGTGCTGGGCTTCAACGTCCGTCCCGAGCCCAAGGCGGCGGCCCTCGCCGAGAACGAGGGCGTCGACATCCGTCTCTACAACATCATTTACGACGCCGTGGCCGACATCAAGAACGCCATGGAGGGTCTGCTCGCGCCGACCCTGAAGGAGAAGGGCCTGGGTCGCGCCGAGGTGCGGGAAACCTTCTCCGTGCCCAAGGTCGGCATCATCGCCGGCTGCTATGTGCTCGACGGCAAGATCGTGCGCAACGCCAAGGCCCGTCTGGTACGCGACAGCGTGGTGGTCTGGGAGGGCAAGCTCTCCTCCCTGCGTCGCTTCAAGGACGATGTGCGCGAGGTGGCCGCGGGCTATGAGTGCGGCATCAGTCTCGAGAACTTCAACGACCTCAAGGTCGGCGACATCATCGAAGCCTATGAGATCGAAGCCGTCAAGACCCTGCTCTAGGCCGGTGTCGCATGGTCGTCGGCATTGCCAGAATTGAACTGGTGCTGCACGCCCCCCAGAATCTCAAGGAAAAGCGCGGCATCGTGCGCAGGATTCTGGGTCGCTGCCGGGAACGTTTCCCCATCTCCGCGGCGGAAGTCGGGCATCATGACCTCTGGCAACGCGCGCAGATCGGCGTGGCGGTCGTGGCTCGGGATGCCGAGACCGTTGAGTCGATTCTGTGTCGTATGGAAGAGGAAATCGAGCGAATCGGCCTGGCCGAGGTTTGTGACCGGGAAAGCGAAATCGTTCATTTCTAGGAGTAATCTGTCTTGGATTTTCAACGCTCACATCGGGTCGGCGACCAGATTCAGAAAGAAATTTCCGTGCTTCTGGTCAAGGGGCTCAAGGATCCACGCATCGGCTTTGTCACCATCACCGGCGTGGAAGTGACTCCCGACCTGCACCTGGCTCGGGTGTTTTTTACCGTCATGGGCGATGCCAAGGCGCGGCGCGAATCGGAAGCGGGCCTCAAGAGTTCCATTCCCTTCATCCGCCGGGAACTGGGCAAGCGCCTGCGCATGCGCTATACCCCCGATCTGCTGTTTGAATACGATACCTCGGTCGATTACGGCAGTCGCATCGACCATCTGCTTCAGGAAATCCAGGGCGAACAGACTGATGATTCAAGCAATTCTGGAAAAGATTGAGAAGGCGCGGCGGATTCTCGTCGCGTCTCACTCCAGCCCCGACGGCGACGCCATCGCTTCGACCCTGGCGCTGGTCAATGGTCTGCGCGAAATGGGCAAGGACGTGGTGGCCTTCAATGCCGATCCCGTGCCGCAGAACCTGCGGTTTTTGCCGGGTGCCGAAACCCTGGTGCATGATCTGCGCGAGGTCGTGCCCTTTGATCTGGGTTTTCTGCTCGATGCCGGTGAATTGCGCCGCGCGCAAGCGCCTCTGCGCGAACTTTGCCGCAGCCTGATCAATATGGACCATCATCCCTATTCGGAACCCTTCGGCGAAATCAACTACGTCGATGAAAAAGCCAGCGCCACCGGTGTCCTGGTCTATCGTCTGTTCAAGGCCGGCGGCCATCCCATTTCTCCTGCCGTGGCCCTTTGCGTTTACACCGCGATTCTCAGCGATACCGGCTCTTTTCGCTATTCCAACGCAGATCCCGAAGCCTTTCGCATCGCCGCGGAGATGGTGGAGCAGGGCGGCATCAACCCCTGGGATGTCGCCGGAGGCCTCTACGAGAGCCAGGACGAAAAACGTCTGCGTCTTTTGGCCTTATCCCTGGCGACCTTGCAGGTGTCTCCCTGCGGCCAGTTCGCCTCCCTGGTCCTGACGGACGAGATGATGCGCACGACCGGCGCCCGGCATGAACATACGGACGGCTTCGTCAATTACCCCCGTTCGATTCGCGGTGTCGAAGTGGCCATCCTGTTTCGACAGACCGGACCTGCTTCCTGGAAAGTCGGCTTTCGCTCCAAGGGAAGCGTCGACGTGGGAAGCCTGGCCCGTCGGCTTGGTGGCGGCGGGCATCACAATGCCGCGGGCGCCGAAGTCCAAGGATCTCTGGACGAGGTCCGCACCCTGGTGCACTCCCAGCTCAATATCGGAGCAACTCTCCCCTAATCCATGGATGGTTTGCTGCTCATCGACAAACCACGCGGGATGACCTCCCACGACGTGGTCGCGCGCGTGCGGCGCATTCTGCGCACGCGCAGGGTGGGACATGCCGGCACCCTCGACCCCATGGCGACGGGTGTGCTGCTGGTAGCGGTGGGGCGGGGCACGCGCCTTGTCGAATTTCTCATGGAGGGAAGCAAGACCTACCGCGCGACGATCAAGCTTGGTGAGTCGACCGACACGCTCGACGCCGATGGCGAGATCATCGAGCGTCGGCCCGTTCCCGCTTTTAGCGAAGCGCGGGTTGCAAATGCCTGTCGCGCTTTTCTCGGCGAGATTTCCCAGGTCCCGCCCATGTACTCGGCCATCAAGAAAAACGGCGTGCCCCTGTATCGGCTGGCGCGTCAGGGGATCGAGGTCGAACGCACCGCGCGCGTCGTGCACATTGAGCGCATCGTTCTGCATGGCATGAAGCTGCCCTTTCTCGACCTGGAAATCGATTGCGCCAAGGGCACCTACATCCGCACCCTGGCTCAGGATCTGGGCACCTATTTGGAGACCGGCGCTCATCTGACCGCCCTCTGCCGAACGCGCTCGGGAAGTTTTCTGCTGGACGAATGTCTGGCTCTTGAGCAACTCTCTGAAAACGCGCTTCCCGGTCTTTTCCCCGGCTTTCTGCCTATGGGCGAGGCGTTGCGCGGCTTTCCGGTCATCGAAGTCGATGAAAAGGGGTGCGCGCGCCTGGCGCAAGGCATACCGCCCCTGAGGGATCAGGTTGCCGATTTTTCCTGCGTACCGGGCCGCCTCCTGACCCTGGTGCGCGAGGGTCGGCTTTTGGCGGTAGCTCGGTTTGCCCCGGAACGCTTGCTGGAAAAACGTGGAGATTTTGAGTTGTTAAGAGTCTTCCCCGAGGCCGCGGCGGCGTGATTAGCGCTTTACAGTCCCGGGGAACTTGTGGTAGAAAACCCTCACCTTTGGATGACGGATCCTGATCGCCTCAGGATGAATACGTAAGGCACCATGGAAAGGAGGTGGCACAGTGCTGGCCACGGAACGCAAACAGGAAATCATTCAACAGTTCAAAACCCATGAGAAGGACACCGGCTCACCCGAAGTCCAGATCGCTCTGCTTTCGCAGCGCATCACCTATCTGACCGAACACTTCAAGACTCACAAGAAGGATCATCATTCCCGTCGGGGTCTGTTGAAGATCGTCGGACAGAGACGGCGCCTGCTCGACTATCTCAAAAGCAAGGACGTCGAGCGGTATCGCAAGATCATCTCGGAACTCGGTATCCGCCGTTAATCACGGGCAGCATGCCTTCTCGGTCTCCGGGAAGGGTGCTGCCTTTGTTTTTCGGTGAACGGCATGGCTGAGGAGGCTGACCGGAGAGAGCATCCGCCAAGGGCGGGTTCTGTCTCGGGCCATCCTCCTTTGGTCGTTTCCGCGCTCTCGCGGAAAAAATTCGGCTCCCCTCCGGAGTCAACCACTGCAAGGAGAATAAAATGGCTTATCACAAAGTGGAAATTCAATTCAACGGTCAGCCGCTGACCATTGAAACCGGCAAAATGGCACGTCAGGCCGATGGTGCCGTGGTCGTGACCTACGGGGACACCAAGGTGCTGTGCACGGTGGTGTCCGCCAAGAAAATGCGCGAAGGACAGGATTTCTTTCCCCTGACCGTCAACTATCAGGAAAAATTCTATGCCGCCGGCAAGATCCCCGGCTCTTTCTTCCGTCGCGAGCGCGGCGCCTCCGAGCGTGAAACGCTCATCTGCCGCCTCATCGACCGTCCCATGCGGCCTTTGTTCCCCAAGGGCTATCTGTTTGAAACCCAGATCATGCCGACGGTCATTTCCGCCGATCTGATCAACGATCCCGACACCCTGGCCATCGTCGCCGCCTCGGCCGCCGTCGAGGTGTCCGACATTCCCTTCAATGGTCCCATCGCCGGCGTGCGCGTCGGCCGGGTCGAGGGCAAGCTGGTGGCCAATCCCACCCTGCAGCAGATGGCGCAGAGCGATCTCGACATCACCGTGGCCGGGTCGCGCGACGCGGTGATCATGGTGGAAGGCGAAGCCCAGTTCCTGTCCGAGGAGGAAATGCTTGAAGCGATTTTCTTCGGGCATGAGTCCTTGCAGCCCCTGATCGATGCGCAGATCAAGCTGCGTGACCTGGTGGGCATCGCCAAGCGCGAGTTTGTCTCGCCCAGCGTCGATGCTGCGCTGGAGGCGCGCGTCAACGAACTGGCGACGGACAAGATTCTCGCCGCCATGAAAATCCGCACCAAGCAGGAACGCTACGCCGCCGTGGCCGATGCCAAGACGTTCGTCAAGGAGGCCCTGGCGGAAGAATTCCCCGAGCGCGGCGACGAAATCGCCAACCTCATCGGCAAGGTGGAAAAGCGCGTGGTGCGGCGTATGATCATCGATGACAAGGTGCGTATCGACGGCCGCGACATGACCACCGTGCGCCCCATCGCCTGCGAGGCCGGCCTGTTGCCTCGCGCCCACGGCAGCGCCCTGTTCACCCGCGGCGAAACCCAGGCCCTGGTGGCCGTGGCTCTGGGCACCTCCGTCGATGAACAGCGCATGGACAACGTGCAGGGCATGGAATTCAAGAAATTTCTCCTGCACTACAATTTCCCGCCGTTCTGCGTCGGCGAGACCAGCATGCGCCTGTTCCCCGGCCGGCGCGAAATCGGCCATGGCTACCTCGCCGAACGTTCGGTGGCGAAAATTCTGCCCAAGCACGAGGACTTCCCTTACACCATCCGCATCGTCTCCGACATTCTCGAGTCCAACGGCTCCT contains:
- the truB gene encoding tRNA pseudouridine(55) synthase TruB encodes the protein MDGLLLIDKPRGMTSHDVVARVRRILRTRRVGHAGTLDPMATGVLLVAVGRGTRLVEFLMEGSKTYRATIKLGESTDTLDADGEIIERRPVPAFSEARVANACRAFLGEISQVPPMYSAIKKNGVPLYRLARQGIEVERTARVVHIERIVLHGMKLPFLDLEIDCAKGTYIRTLAQDLGTYLETGAHLTALCRTRSGSFLLDECLALEQLSENALPGLFPGFLPMGEALRGFPVIEVDEKGCARLAQGIPPLRDQVADFSCVPGRLLTLVREGRLLAVARFAPERLLEKRGDFELLRVFPEAAAA
- a CDS encoding DUF503 domain-containing protein, with the protein product MVVGIARIELVLHAPQNLKEKRGIVRRILGRCRERFPISAAEVGHHDLWQRAQIGVAVVARDAETVESILCRMEEEIERIGLAEVCDRESEIVHF
- a CDS encoding ribosome-binding factor A; the protein is MDFQRSHRVGDQIQKEISVLLVKGLKDPRIGFVTITGVEVTPDLHLARVFFTVMGDAKARRESEAGLKSSIPFIRRELGKRLRMRYTPDLLFEYDTSVDYGSRIDHLLQEIQGEQTDDSSNSGKD
- a CDS encoding DHH family phosphoesterase, whose product is MIQAILEKIEKARRILVASHSSPDGDAIASTLALVNGLREMGKDVVAFNADPVPQNLRFLPGAETLVHDLREVVPFDLGFLLDAGELRRAQAPLRELCRSLINMDHHPYSEPFGEINYVDEKASATGVLVYRLFKAGGHPISPAVALCVYTAILSDTGSFRYSNADPEAFRIAAEMVEQGGINPWDVAGGLYESQDEKRLRLLALSLATLQVSPCGQFASLVLTDEMMRTTGARHEHTDGFVNYPRSIRGVEVAILFRQTGPASWKVGFRSKGSVDVGSLARRLGGGGHHNAAGAEVQGSLDEVRTLVHSQLNIGATLP
- the pnp gene encoding polyribonucleotide nucleotidyltransferase, giving the protein MAYHKVEIQFNGQPLTIETGKMARQADGAVVVTYGDTKVLCTVVSAKKMREGQDFFPLTVNYQEKFYAAGKIPGSFFRRERGASERETLICRLIDRPMRPLFPKGYLFETQIMPTVISADLINDPDTLAIVAASAAVEVSDIPFNGPIAGVRVGRVEGKLVANPTLQQMAQSDLDITVAGSRDAVIMVEGEAQFLSEEEMLEAIFFGHESLQPLIDAQIKLRDLVGIAKREFVSPSVDAALEARVNELATDKILAAMKIRTKQERYAAVADAKTFVKEALAEEFPERGDEIANLIGKVEKRVVRRMIIDDKVRIDGRDMTTVRPIACEAGLLPRAHGSALFTRGETQALVAVALGTSVDEQRMDNVQGMEFKKFLLHYNFPPFCVGETSMRLFPGRREIGHGYLAERSVAKILPKHEDFPYTIRIVSDILESNGSSSMASVCGSSLALMDAGVPVKEPVAGIAMGLIKEGEDVAVLSDILGDEDHLGDMDFKVTGTANGVTALQMDIKITGVTKEIMKVALEQARAGRIHILGEMAKTLDKPRADLSPYAPRITTIQVKSDQVRTVIGTGGKNVRAIIEATGCAIDIQDDGRIHIASADGEAAKQAIKMIRDLTQEAEVGKLYLGTVRKIMEFGAFVEIFPGTDGLVHVSELAKERVQNVSDILKEGEQVLVKCIGIDKSGKIKLSRKEALGQSLSEEGL
- the rpsO gene encoding 30S ribosomal protein S15, giving the protein MLATERKQEIIQQFKTHEKDTGSPEVQIALLSQRITYLTEHFKTHKKDHHSRRGLLKIVGQRRRLLDYLKSKDVERYRKIISELGIRR